A single genomic interval of Helianthus annuus cultivar XRQ/B chromosome 13, HanXRQr2.0-SUNRISE, whole genome shotgun sequence harbors:
- the LOC110899172 gene encoding putative UPF0481 protein At3g02645 — MSNKEGSSSHAVSQQEIHVEEREPILPRTVKILLDFVDRRQDKDKFSSIFEVPRRLREVNPSSFTPRVVSIGPLHKGRENLKLMEDKKASFLHEFLTGVPGSREETLKKCDEQVRGSVDKIRRCYFGMKPYSEDELVQMMVMDACFILQFIDNLSKSGDQHSENRLRSRSVALDLVLLENQIPFFVLRDIYELTFKTLESKPSLNTMLLNLLERVNPFFEKLKVEDLSGEEDPYHILGFLHDFYQIKNSKPPGIEELPRAHSAVELHEVGVRFRPNENETPNENRTWIMAMAFEQSSHKPTLRMPKVLIDNFFEVALRNLIAYEQYSTPVRNYVTSYAMAMDMLAATPADIARLGKSGVIVNHLGSNEKASNMISSICKDVTFLDFYYIESWNEAKKYYDSYWSKNIGVLKRKYFSTPWKAIALLAGIILFLIAVVQFVFRVIKFTSLR, encoded by the exons ATGAGCAACAAAGAAGGAAGTTCAAGTCATGCAGTTTCCCAGCAAG AAATTCATGTAGAGGAACGCGAACCAATACTGCCAAGAACCGTAAAAATTCTTCTTGATTTTGTCGATAGAAGGCAGGATAAAGATAAATTTTCATCAATATTTGAGGTTCCTAGAAGGCTCAGAGAAGTCAACCCAAGCTCGTTCACCCCTCGGGTGGTCTCTATTGGACCTCTGCACAAGGGACGTGAAAATTTGAAATTAATGGAGGACAAGAAAGCGAGCTTTTTGCACGAGTTTTTGACTGGGGTACCAGGTTCCCGggaggaaacattaaagaagTGTGATGAACAGGTGAGGGGTTCAGTAGACAAAATCAGGAGATGTTATTTTGGGATGAAGCCATATAGTGAAGATGAACTTGTTCAAATGATGGTTATGGATGCTTGTTTCATACTTCAATTCATTGATAACCTTTCTAAATCGGGTGATCAACATTCAGAGAACAGGTTGCGGAGCAGGTCTGTTGCTCTTGACTTGGTGTTGCTAGAAAACCAGATCCCTTTTTTTGTTCTCCGGGACATCTATGAGCTCACATTTAAAACTTTGGAATCAAAACCCAGTCTTAATACCATGCTTCTTAATTTACTAGAACGTGTCAATCCgttttttgaaaagttaaaagttGAAGATCTTTCTGGCGAAGAAGATCCTTATCACATTCTTGGTTTTCTACACGACTTTTACCAAATTAAAAATTCTAAACCGCCAGGCATAGAAGAGCTTCCAAGAGCTCACTCTGCTGTAGAACTGCATGAAGTTGGGGTGAGGTTTAGGCCCAATGAAAATGAAACCCCCAATGAAAACAGGACTTGGATTATGGCTATGGCATTTGAACAATCTTCCCATAAGCCTACTCTCAGAATGCCAAAAGTGCTTATTGATAATTTCTTTGAAGTTGCGTTAAGGAACCTCATTGCATACGAGCAGTATTCTACTCCGGTTAGGAACTATGTTACATCATATGCCATGGCCATGGATATGTTAGCTGCTACTCCAGCAGACATTGCCAGGTTGGGAAAATCAGGTGTCATCGTCAACCACTTAGGCTCAAACGAAAAGGCTTCAAATATGATAAGCAGCATATGCAAAGATGTCACCTTCCTAGATTTCTATTACATTGAATCTTGGAATGAAGCAAAAAAGTACTATGATAGTTACTGGTCCAAAAATATTGGCGTGTTGAAGCGAAAATATTTTAGTACTCCATGGAAGGCGATTGCTCTACTTGCTGGAATCATACTGTTTCTTATTGCCGTGGTTCAGTTTGTCTTTAGAGTGATAAAATTCACATCATTGCGTTGA